CCGTCGTGCCACTGGTGTAGCAGAGCATGCAAGGCTCGCGCTCGTCGCCCTCGACCCAGCGATAGTCGCCGTCCTCGGCGCCAATCACCGCCTCGAAGCTGTCGAGGCCGTCGCCATCGAAGACGATGTAATGCTCGATCGTCTTCCATTCGGGCTTCATCTTGTCGACGATCGGCTGGAACATGCGGTCGTAGATCAGCACGCGGTCTTCGGCGTGGTTGGCGATGAAGGCGAGCTGGTCGGCGAACAGCCGCGGGTTGATGGTGTGGATGATCCCGCCCATGCCGATCGTGCCGTGCCAGGCGACGAGGTGGCGGCTGTGGTTCATCGCCATCGTCGCGACGCGATCCCCCGGCATGATCCCCATGCGTTCAAGGGCTTGCGCCAGCTTGCGTGAATCGCGCGCGATCCCGGCCCAGTCGGTGCGCGTCTCGCTGCCGTCGGCCCAGCGGCTGATGATCTCGCGGCTGCCGTGCTCGCGCTCGGCATGCTCGATCAGCCGCGGTACCCGAAGCTCGAAATCCTGCATCGCGCCCAGCATGATCCTCTCCTTATCCGCACGGGTTTCCGTGTCCGTAAGGGCATCCTGCGGATTTGAAGGGTGGGATGCAAGGGGGACGAATTGATCCTCCCCCGCAAGGGGGAGGTGGCGCCGAAGGCGACGGAGGGGGAGGAAACGATGCGGCCCGCCGTCCTCCCCCTCCGTCAGGCTGCGCCTGCCACCTCCCCCTGGCGGGGGAAGATAAAAAAACGGATCAACTCGCCAGCGCGAGCCTAGGCTGTTCGGTGGGCTTGAGCTCGGCGGTGACCACGCCGGGGAGCGCCTCGATCCGCGCCGCGAGCTCGCCGTCGAGGCGGAAATTGCGCCCGAGCACCAATTCCGCCTCGCCGCCGCCGGGCAGCGGGGCGTCGAGGATCACCTCGCAGCGTCCGCCACGCGCATCCTCGAGCAGGCGGGCGATCATCGGCAGCACGCTGGAATCGTTCACCGCCACGCGCAGGGTCAGGCGAACGTCCTTGGCCATTCCCTCGAACAGCTGGACCTTGCGGACGGTGACGCGCGCGCTGTCCTCACCCGCGCGGCGGTCGAGTTCGAGCGTCAGGATGCCGCAGCCGCCGGTACGCGAGGCGTCCTCCATGTCCTTGGCGGTGAGGTCGTCGAAGCAGGTACAGGGCACGGTACCGCTCGCGTCGGACAAGGTCGCCATCAGGTAGCGCTTGCCCCGCGCCGAGGTGCGCCAGCGCGCATCCTCGATCAGCGCGGCGATCGTCGCGCCGGCGCGGCCGCCCTCGGCGATTTCGATGTCGTTGAGGCTGACGATGGTGCGCGCCGAATGCAGCCGGGCGAGATGCTGGTAGCGGTCGAGCGGGTGGGCGGAGAAGAAGAAACCGAACGAATCCTTCTCCGCCTCGATCCGCTGGCCGAGCGTCCAGTGCGCGCTCTTGGGGAGCTGGATCGCGGCGCCGACCGGCTCGGCCTCGCCGAACAGGCCGCCCTGCCCGCTGGTGCGGTTCTCGTGCGTGCGCTGCGCCACCGCGAGGATCGTCTCGGCCGCGGCATGCACGCCGGGCCGGTCGGGCGCGATGCTGTCGAAGCCCCCCGCCCCGGCCAGTGCCTCGACCTGGCGCTTGTTGAGCAGCCGCGGATCGACGCGCCGCGCGAAATCGTCGAGGCTCTGGAAGCGGCCCTTGGCGTGGCGCTCCTCGACGAGCAGCTCCATCGCCTTCTCGCCCACGCCCTTGAGCCCGGCGAGCGCGTAGCGCACTGCGAACCCGTCCTCGACCGCCTCGACCGAGAACTCAGCCTCGCTGGCGTTGATGTCAGGGGGCAAGCACGGAACGCCGAGCCGCTTCATGTCCTCGACGAACACCGCGAGCTTCTCGGTCTGGCCGAGTTCGAAGCACATCGAGGCGGCGTAGAATTCGTGCGGGTAATGCGCCTTGAGCCAGGCGGTGTGGTAGGCGAGCAGCGCATAGGCCGCGGCGTGCGACTTGTTGAAGCCATAGCCCGCGAACTTGTCGATCAAGTCGAACAGCTCGTTCGCCTTGGCCTCGGGGATCGCGTTCACCTTGGCGCAGCCCTCGACGAACAGTGCGCGCTGCGCGTCCATTTCGGCCTTGATCTTCTTGCCCATCGCGCGGCGCAGCAGGTCGGCGCCGCCGAGCGAATAGCCGGCCAGGATCTGCGCGGCCTGCATCACCTGTTCCTGGTAGACGAAGATCCCGTAAGTCTCCTGCAGGATCCCCTCGAGCAGCGGGTGCGGGTATTCGATCGGCTCCTGCCCCTGCTTGCGCCGGCCGAACATCGGGATGTTGTCCATCGGGCCGGGGCGGTAGAGCGAGACGAGCGCGATGATGTCGCCGAAATTGGTGGGCCGCACTGCGGTCAGCGTGCGGCGCATGCCCTCCGATTCGAGCTGGAACACGCCGACCGTGTCGCCGCGCTGGAGCAATTCGTAGACCGCGGGATCGTCCCAGCCGAGCGTGGCGAGATCGATCTCGATGTTGCGCGCGGCGAGCAGCTCGACCGCCTTCTGCAGCACCGACAGCGTCTTGAGGCCGAGGAAGTCGAACTTCACCAGGCCCGCACCCTCGACATATTTCATGTCGAACTGCGTGACCGGCATGTCCGAGCGCGGATCGCGGTAGAGCGGGACCAGCTCGGCGAGCGGGCGGTCGCCGATCACCACGCCCGCGGCGTGAGTGGACGAGTGGCGCGGCAGACCCTCGAGCCGCATCGCGAGGTCGATCAGGTGGCGGACGCCCTCGTCACCGTCATACTCGGCCTTGAACTCGCTGACGCCGTTGAGCGAGCGCGGCAGCGTCCACGGATCGGTCGGGTGGTTGGGGACGAGCTTGGCGAGGCGGTCGACCTGGCCGTAGCTCATCTGCAGCACGCGCCCGGTGTCCTTGAGCACCGCGCGCGCCTTCATCGTTCCGAAGGTGATGATCTGCGCGACCTGGTTGCGGCCGTATTTCGCCTGGACGTAGCGGATCACCTCGCCGCGCCGGGTTTCGCAGAAGTCGATGTCGAAGTCGGGCATCGACACGCGTTCCGGGTTGAGGAAGCGTTCGAACAACAGGCCGAGCTCGAGCGGATCCAGATCGGTGATGGTGAGCGACCAGGCGACCACCGAGCCCGCGCCCGAGCCGCGGCCCGGGCCGACGGGAATGCCGTTGTTCTTGGCCCATTTGATGAAGTCCGCGACGATCAGGAAATAGCCGGGGAAGCCCATCTGGATGATGATGTCGGTCTCGAACGCGAGCCGCTCGAAATACTCGCGGCGCCGCTCGGGATCGGTGATCCCGGCCTTTTCCAGCCGCGCTTCGAGCCCCGCCCGCGCGTCCTCGCGCAGCTGTGCCGCCTCGCCCTCGAGATCGCCGGCGAGGCTCGGCAGGATCGGCTTGCGCTTGGGCGCGGCATAGGCGCAGCGCTGCGCGACGACGAGCGTGTTCGCGATCGCCTCGGGCAAGTCGTCGAACAGCCGCTTCATCTCCGCGGCGGGCTTCATCCACGCGTCGGGCGAGGAACGCGCGCGCTCGTCGCTCGCGACATAGGCCGAGCCGGCGATGCACAGCATCGCGTCATGCGCCTCGTGGAAATTGGGCTCGGCGTAGCAGGCGGGGTTGGTCGCGACGATCGGGATGCCGCGATCATAGGCGAGGTCGAGCAGTTTCGGCTCCGCCTTGCCCTCGACCTCGTCGAGCCGCCGGACGATCTCGATATAGAGCCGGTCGCCGAACAAAGCCTGCAGCCGGTCGGCATAGGCGAGCGCAGCGCTGTCCTGCTCCTCCGCGAACAGGCGGGCGAGCGCGCCTTCCTTGCCCGCGGTGAGCGCGATCACCCCGTCGGAGCGGCCCTCTAGATCGGAAAAGAGGACGTGCGCGTCCTTCTCGATCGGGCGTTCGAGATGCGCGCGCGACACCAGCTCGCACAGATTCTCGTAGCCGCGCTGGTCCTGCGCGAACAGCGCCAGCCAATCGAGCGGCGGCTCGACGCCGTCGGGCATGTCGGGCCGCGCCACGCTGAGCAGCGTGCCGACGATCGGCTGCACGCCCGCCTTCTTCGCCGCATCGCCGAACGGCATTGCCGCGTAAAGCCCGTTGCGGTCGCACAGCGCCGCCGCCGGAAAGCCAAGCTCGCGCGCCCGCGCCGCGATCGCCTTGGGCTCGATCGCGCCCTCCAGCATCGTGTAGGCGGAGAAGATGCGCAGGGGGACGAAGCCGGAATGGGGCATGACGCCAACCTAAGGACCGGAGGCAGAAATGGCCAGCCGGGGGCCCGGCTTACCCACAGCTTTCATCATGCCGTGGCATGGCTCGGGCGGCGCGACCATTAACGTCGGATTCGGTCTTTTCCGCTGTCGACTTGTTGGAAACAGATCGCTCTGATGCCGCCGCAGCAAGGAGGGTGGTCATGGCAGTCTACAACGGAACGAGCGGCAACGATTGGTACGGCGGCACCGCCGGATCCGATTCGATCTACGGCTTCGGCGGCGCCGACAACCTGCTCGGCGGGGACGGCGCCGACTATATCGATGGCGGCGACGGCAACGACAATGTCCTCGACTTCGACAGCATGGGCCCCGACCTTTATTCGGACACGCTCAGCGGCGGCGGCGGCAACGATTTCATCTACGGCGGATATCTGGACAATATCTATGGCGGCTCGGGGACCGATACCCTGATCATCCGCCTCGACTATGCCCCCAGCGGGATCGTGTTCGATTTCACCGCGCTGTGGACCGGGGCCACCTACACGCTCGCCGGCGCGACGATCCAGGGCATGGAGAAGCTGCAATATTGCGTCGGCAGCGCCTATAGCGACATCCTGACGACGGGCACGCCGGCGGGACAGATCGCCGAGATCCGCGGCCTCGGCGGCAGCGATCTGCTCACCGGCGGCGCCGGCACCGACTATCTCGCCGGTTATAGCGGGGTCGGTCCCTATGGAGTGGGCTACGACACCAGCTACGACGAACTTTATGGCTTGGGCGGAAATGACTTCCTGTCCTGCGGAATCGGCGACTATGTCGACGGCGGAAGCGGGACCGACCGGCTCAGCCTCGATCTGAATACGAGCAGCACCGGGGTCACGATCGATTTCACCACCCTGGTGACGAGCGGTAGTGACACGATCCTCGGCAGCACCTTCATCAGCCTTGAAGACATCGGCTACATAATGGGGTCGAGCGGCGACGACACCATCTACGCGTGGGCCGATCCGACCGCGACATTTCTCTATGGCCGCGACGGCAACGACACGCTGATCACCGGCAACGGCAACGACGTCCTCGATGGCGGCACCGGCGCGGATGCGCTCTACGGCGGCGGCGGCGACGACGAATATCGTGTCGATAATCTCGGCGACACCGTCGTCGAGAATGGCGGCCGGGACACGGTCGTCACGACAATCTCGCTCACCCTGGCGAACGATGTCGAGATCCTGAATCTCGACTATAGTGCCGGCGCGATCGACGGCACCGGCAACGGCCTCGCCAATATCATCAACGCCAACAGCTCGGCCAACGTCCTGAACGGCGCGGGCGGCGACGACTGGTTGAGCGGTCAGGACGGCGACGACGTACTGATCGGCGGTACCGGTCGGGACGAGTTGATCGGCGGCAGCGGCGCCGACCGGTATGTGTTCGACGATGGCGATATGGCCAGCACCAGCTGGGGCACCACCGATCGCATCTTCGGCTTCAACAGTGCGCAAGGCGACCGCATCGACTTGTCCCGAATCGATGCGATTGCGGGCGGGGCGGACGACGCCTTCAGCTTCATCGGCACCGCGGCGTTCAGCGGGGTGGCGGGCCAGCTGCGCTACGACACCGGCGGGGTGATCTATGGCGACCTCAACGGCGACGGCCTCGCCGATTTCGCGATCGGCTACAACACGGCGGTGACGCTGACGGGGACCGACTTCTTTCTGTGACGGATGCGGGAGCCGGTCGCGGCCGGCTCCCGTTTTCCGATCCTCAAAGCAGCTTCTCGATATCCCCCGTGATTTCCTCGGGCTTGGTCTGCGGGGCGTAGCGGTCGACCACCTTGCCGTCGCGGTCGATCAGGAACTTGGTGAAGTTCCACTTGATTCCCTCGGTCCCGAACAGGCCGGGCGCCTCGCGCTTGAGCCAGCGATAGAGCGGCGCCGCATCCGGCCCGTTGACGTCGATCTTGCCGAACACCGGGAAGGTGACGTCATAGGTCAGCGAACAGAAATTCGCGATCTCCGCCGCGTCGCCCGGCTCCTGCGCGCCGAACTGGTTGCAGGGAAAGCCCAGCACCTCGAACCCGCGACCGGCATAGCGGCGGTGCAGCGCCTCCAGCCCTTCATATTGCGGGGTGAAGCCGCATTTCGACGCGACGTTGACGATCAGCAGCACCTTGCCAGCATAGGCCGACAGGTCGATCTGCGTCCCTTCGGGCGTCGTGACCGGAATGTCGGTGATCGCCGTCATCAGCGCGCGAACTTGCCGGCCATGCCGATGATGTCGTCGAGCGGGTTGCCGTCGCCGTCGAGGTCGATGAGCTTGCCGAGGCCGCCGAGCCCGCCGCCCGCCGGTGCCGCGGCGCCGCCACCCCCGCCGAGGATGCTGCCGAGCAGCCCGCCAAGGCCGCCGAGCCCACCGCCCGCGCCTGCCTGGCCGCCTTGCCCGCCCTGCTTGGCGAGATAGCCCGCCACCAGCATCGCGAGGATCGGCAGCATCTTCTTGAGCAGTCCGGAATCGAGCCCGGTCTGCGCCGAGGCCTGGCCGGCGACGGTGCGGCTGACGTCCTTCGATCCGAAGATCTGCCCGAGCACGTCGTTGCCCTGATCGACCGGCGTCGGCTGCGCGCCCAGCACCGCGTCGAGCAGGCCGCCGCCGCCGAGCTGACCGAGCAGCCCGCCCAACCCCTCGAGGCCGCCGCTGGCCTGCGCCTGCTTCTTGAAGCCGCCGAGGATCGCGGGCAGCAGCGCGTCGGCGCCGGTCTTCGCCACTTCGGGCGACACGCCCAGATCCTTCGCCATCGATTCGATGCCGCCCGCCTGGGCGAGGATGTCGGTGAGATTCATGCGCTTTTCTCCTCAGGGTCGGGAATGGACGAGGATTGGCCGTGAACCACTATAGCACCCCAGCGCCGCGCCGCGAGCCATTCCCGCGCCGACGCCGCGTCATTCGGACCCGGCGCGCCCCTTCTTCGCGGGGCGATAGGTGAAGTCGAAGCTCGGCGTCCAGGTTGCGCCCTTGTCGCTCGAATTCTCGCCCAGCTGCCGCACCGACCCGTCCGGGTTGCGGCGATAGGTCATCCGCGTCAGCGCGCCGTTGGCGGCGAAGCCGGTGCCGGTCAGCACCATCGCCTTGCCGTCGAACGCGCCGCGGAACTCCGCCCAACTCGCCGATGAATCGGTCCAGAGCTGGCGCCATTCCTTCGCGCCCGCAACATAGGTATTGAGGCTGCCGCCGTCATTGCCATTGAGCGGCATCCAGTTCTCGCGGATCGCGCAGCCATTGTAGAGCTTCTCGATCCGGCTGTGCGCGACCAGCTTGTCGCCGCCGGTGGGATAGACGTCCCACTCGCCCACCCAGAAATCGAATTGCGCGAACTCGGGCGCGGTGCAAGCGGGTGGCGAGGCGGCCGGCGACGCGGTTTGCGCCGATGCGGGGATCGAGAGAAGCATCGTCCCCAGGACCATCATGCCACGCATCCTCGCCTCCTCTGGCTTCAGCCCTCCACATCCTCCGGCTGTATGGTGCCGTATACATCGTCGAACGCGACCATGCCCCCGCCCATACTCCCCGCCGTCGCCGGGAATCGGCTGTCCATCGAATTGTCGCGGTTGTCGCCGAGCAGGAAGAGCCTGCCCGGCGGCACCATCACCGCCGCCATCTCGTCGCCCGGCGTCGCGCCCTGATCCAGCACCTGGTGCGCCGCGATTTCGCCGGGCAATTGCTCGGAACGGATCGCGGCCGCCTCTCCCTCGATCTCAATCCTTCCGGCATCGGTCTGGGGCACCGGCTTCCCGTTGAGGAGGACAAGCCCGCCACGCATCTCGACCCGGTCGCCGGGCAAGCCGACCACGCGCTTGATCCACATCGTGTCGCCGACCGCAAAGGCGATCACGTCACCGCGTTGCAGTTTCGAAGCCGGCCTGGGCCACGCGGTCAGCCGCTGACCCTCCCGGATGGTCGGCGCCATATTCTCTGATGCCGCGCGCAAGAACTTCCATGGCGGCCAGCCCGCATCACCTCGGGCGATCGTGACCGCGCCATAGGACGCCACGCCCAGCACCGCGGCGCCCGCGAGCCCGGCGGGAACGGCCCACCATTTCATTCCAGCACGCCCTCGTGCAGCCGCACCACGCGGTCCATCTTCGCCGCCAGCCGCTCGTTATGCGTGGCGATCAGCGCCGCCGCGCCCTCGCCGCGCACCAGCCGGAGGAATTCGGCGAGCACCACGTCGGCGGTCTTCTCGTCGAGATTGCCGGTCGGCTCGTCGGCGAGCACCAGCTTCGGCCGGTTGGCGAGCGCCCGCGCCACCGCGACGCGCTGCTGCTCGCCGCCCGAGAGCTGGCTCGGCCGGTGCGTCAGCCGCGCGCCGAGGCCGAGCGCGGTGAGCAGCGCTTCGCTCCGTTCGCGCGCATCGGTGAAGGTCGCGTCCTGGATCAGCTGCGGCAACTCGACATTCTCGAGCGCGTTGAAGTCGGGCAGCAAATGGTGGAACTGATAGACGAAGCCCAATTTGTCGCGCCGCGTGACGGTGCGCTGGTGACTTTCGAGCTTGGCCACCTCGATCCCGGCGATGCGGATCGATCCCTCGAACCCGCCCTCGAGCAGGCCGACGGCCTGGAGCAAGGTCGACTTGCCCGAGCCCGAGGGGCCGAGCAGCGCGACGATCTCGCCCTGCCCCACCGTCAGGTCGACGCCGCGCAGCACATGGATCACCGCCTCGCCCTGCTTGAAGGCGCGCTTGAGGCCGATCGTCTCTAGGACTGGCTCACTCATAGCGCAGCACCTGAACCGGATCGGTGCTCGCCGCCTTGAAGGCAGGGTAGAGCGTGGCGAGGAAGCTGAACACCAGCGCCATCAGCGCGATCCCCGCCACCTCGACCGGATCGGTCTTGGCGGGCAGCTCGGTGAGGTAGCGCATCGACGGGTCCCAGATTTGCTGCCCGGTGACGAAGCCGAGGAAACCCAGCACGCCCTGGCGGAAATAGAGCAGGATGAACCCCAGGATCAGCCCGGCGAGGATGCCGAGCGAGCCGATCACGGTGCCGACGGTCACGAAGATCTTGATGAGCCCGCTGCGCGTCGCGCCCATCGTGCGCAGGATCGCGATGTCGCGCGTCTTGGCACGCACCAGCATGATCAGCGAGGACAGGATGTTGAACACCGCGACCAGGATCAGGATCGAGAGTACGGTGAAGGTGACGAGCCGGTCTACCGCCAGCGCCTCGAACAGGGTCGCGTTGAGCGTGCGCCAGTCGGTGAGCTGGCCTGAGCC
This is a stretch of genomic DNA from Sphingomonas sp. BT-65. It encodes these proteins:
- a CDS encoding calcium-binding protein — encoded protein: MAVYNGTSGNDWYGGTAGSDSIYGFGGADNLLGGDGADYIDGGDGNDNVLDFDSMGPDLYSDTLSGGGGNDFIYGGYLDNIYGGSGTDTLIIRLDYAPSGIVFDFTALWTGATYTLAGATIQGMEKLQYCVGSAYSDILTTGTPAGQIAEIRGLGGSDLLTGGAGTDYLAGYSGVGPYGVGYDTSYDELYGLGGNDFLSCGIGDYVDGGSGTDRLSLDLNTSSTGVTIDFTTLVTSGSDTILGSTFISLEDIGYIMGSSGDDTIYAWADPTATFLYGRDGNDTLITGNGNDVLDGGTGADALYGGGGDDEYRVDNLGDTVVENGGRDTVVTTISLTLANDVEILNLDYSAGAIDGTGNGLANIINANSSANVLNGAGGDDWLSGQDGDDVLIGGTGRDELIGGSGADRYVFDDGDMASTSWGTTDRIFGFNSAQGDRIDLSRIDAIAGGADDAFSFIGTAAFSGVAGQLRYDTGGVIYGDLNGDGLADFAIGYNTAVTLTGTDFFL
- the lepB gene encoding signal peptidase I — encoded protein: MKWWAVPAGLAGAAVLGVASYGAVTIARGDAGWPPWKFLRAASENMAPTIREGQRLTAWPRPASKLQRGDVIAFAVGDTMWIKRVVGLPGDRVEMRGGLVLLNGKPVPQTDAGRIEIEGEAAAIRSEQLPGEIAAHQVLDQGATPGDEMAAVMVPPGRLFLLGDNRDNSMDSRFPATAGSMGGGMVAFDDVYGTIQPEDVEG
- the dnaE gene encoding DNA polymerase III subunit alpha, whose product is MPHSGFVPLRIFSAYTMLEGAIEPKAIAARARELGFPAAALCDRNGLYAAMPFGDAAKKAGVQPIVGTLLSVARPDMPDGVEPPLDWLALFAQDQRGYENLCELVSRAHLERPIEKDAHVLFSDLEGRSDGVIALTAGKEGALARLFAEEQDSAALAYADRLQALFGDRLYIEIVRRLDEVEGKAEPKLLDLAYDRGIPIVATNPACYAEPNFHEAHDAMLCIAGSAYVASDERARSSPDAWMKPAAEMKRLFDDLPEAIANTLVVAQRCAYAAPKRKPILPSLAGDLEGEAAQLREDARAGLEARLEKAGITDPERRREYFERLAFETDIIIQMGFPGYFLIVADFIKWAKNNGIPVGPGRGSGAGSVVAWSLTITDLDPLELGLLFERFLNPERVSMPDFDIDFCETRRGEVIRYVQAKYGRNQVAQIITFGTMKARAVLKDTGRVLQMSYGQVDRLAKLVPNHPTDPWTLPRSLNGVSEFKAEYDGDEGVRHLIDLAMRLEGLPRHSSTHAAGVVIGDRPLAELVPLYRDPRSDMPVTQFDMKYVEGAGLVKFDFLGLKTLSVLQKAVELLAARNIEIDLATLGWDDPAVYELLQRGDTVGVFQLESEGMRRTLTAVRPTNFGDIIALVSLYRPGPMDNIPMFGRRKQGQEPIEYPHPLLEGILQETYGIFVYQEQVMQAAQILAGYSLGGADLLRRAMGKKIKAEMDAQRALFVEGCAKVNAIPEAKANELFDLIDKFAGYGFNKSHAAAYALLAYHTAWLKAHYPHEFYAASMCFELGQTEKLAVFVEDMKRLGVPCLPPDINASEAEFSVEAVEDGFAVRYALAGLKGVGEKAMELLVEERHAKGRFQSLDDFARRVDPRLLNKRQVEALAGAGGFDSIAPDRPGVHAAAETILAVAQRTHENRTSGQGGLFGEAEPVGAAIQLPKSAHWTLGQRIEAEKDSFGFFFSAHPLDRYQHLARLHSARTIVSLNDIEIAEGGRAGATIAALIEDARWRTSARGKRYLMATLSDASGTVPCTCFDDLTAKDMEDASRTGGCGILTLELDRRAGEDSARVTVRKVQLFEGMAKDVRLTLRVAVNDSSVLPMIARLLEDARGGRCEVILDAPLPGGGEAELVLGRNFRLDGELAARIEALPGVVTAELKPTEQPRLALAS
- a CDS encoding ABC transporter ATP-binding protein, which produces MSEPVLETIGLKRAFKQGEAVIHVLRGVDLTVGQGEIVALLGPSGSGKSTLLQAVGLLEGGFEGSIRIAGIEVAKLESHQRTVTRRDKLGFVYQFHHLLPDFNALENVELPQLIQDATFTDARERSEALLTALGLGARLTHRPSQLSGGEQQRVAVARALANRPKLVLADEPTGNLDEKTADVVLAEFLRLVRGEGAAALIATHNERLAAKMDRVVRLHEGVLE
- a CDS encoding glutathione peroxidase → MTAITDIPVTTPEGTQIDLSAYAGKVLLIVNVASKCGFTPQYEGLEALHRRYAGRGFEVLGFPCNQFGAQEPGDAAEIANFCSLTYDVTFPVFGKIDVNGPDAAPLYRWLKREAPGLFGTEGIKWNFTKFLIDRDGKVVDRYAPQTKPEEITGDIEKLL
- a CDS encoding DUF937 domain-containing protein; protein product: MNLTDILAQAGGIESMAKDLGVSPEVAKTGADALLPAILGGFKKQAQASGGLEGLGGLLGQLGGGGLLDAVLGAQPTPVDQGNDVLGQIFGSKDVSRTVAGQASAQTGLDSGLLKKMLPILAMLVAGYLAKQGGQGGQAGAGGGLGGLGGLLGSILGGGGGAAAPAGGGLGGLGKLIDLDGDGNPLDDIIGMAGKFAR